From the genome of Excalfactoria chinensis isolate bCotChi1 chromosome 14, bCotChi1.hap2, whole genome shotgun sequence, one region includes:
- the TMEM130 gene encoding transmembrane protein 130 yields MLRLSCVLLPGVMLLLLLLLGRAATAPEEYGLEITNNGPITTGAQATVRATLRVKNNSAVSNSYHFNWIYAPLILIAKSEQRFDSVINVTGEFPGTFPVSVWVTHRNCWLCRPVARNVTMLQITEFVTGNLTIAQIEDSRFSKHGSSSSVGAVTRISFCLHDPSDYFKSASFVYNWDFGDGVYRITKEPFVYCNYSTMGNRTVHLKVVAEWEQIGSIIHETETVQKTGDFTTALELLDAVKSINVVGSRETHIMENLSLSLHINGTPPLALCWLIKSECIPLEGEKCHLVVITGSCYNLSHTFSDAGQYCLSVRVQNGMTMLQTYHEIKVWPTGIQPAFFVLLCIALVSVTVGLVLYTTFRSSTQQKDLVEVADFDFSPLSDKSLSSHSESGCGQVCCRSCFLRSSQEAARESHEFLLSFYKPVKMYTV; encoded by the exons ATGCTGCGGCTGAGCTGCGTGCTGCTGCCCGGcgtgatgctgctgctgctgctgctgctcggccGCGCCGCCACCGCGCCGG AGGAGTATGGGCTGGAAATCACCAACAACGGTCCCATCACAACAGGAGCTCAAGCTACTGTTCGCGCCACTCTGAGGGTGAAGAACAACAGCGCTGTATCAAACTCGTATCACTTCAACTGGATTTATGCTCCTCTGATCCTGATAGCGAAATCCGAGCAGCGGTTTGACTCCGTAATTAATGTGACTGGTGAATTTCCTGGGACTTTTCCCGTGTCTGTCTGGGTGACTCACAGAAACTGCTGGTTATGTCGGCCGGTTGCTAGGAATGTCACCATGCTTCAGATCACAG AATTTGTCACAGGGAATCTTACCATTGCACAGATAGAAGACAGCAGGTTTAGCAAGCACGGTTCTAGCTCTTCTGTGGGTGCTGTGACACggatttctttctgtcttcatgaTCCAAGTGATTACTTCAAGTCAGCTTCATTTGTCTACAACTGGGATTTTGGTGATGG AGTTTATCGGATTACCAAGGAGCCCTTTGTCTACTGTAACTACTCCACCATGGGGAATCGCACAGTGCATCTCAAAGTCGTAGCAGAATGGGAGCAAATTGGAAGCATCATACACGAAACAGAAACTGTGCAGAAAACTGGTGATTTTACCActgctctggagctgctgg aTGCTGTTAAAAGCATTAACGTAGTGGGCTCCAGAGAGACTCACATAATGGAAAACTTGAGTCTATCACTTCATATCAATGGCAC cCCACCACTAGCATTATGCTGGCTTATAAAGTCTGAGTGCATCCCACTAGAAGGCGAAAAGTGCCATCTGGTGGTGATCACCGGTTCCTGCTACAACCTCAGCCATACCTTCAGTGATGCCGGGCAGTACTGCCTCAGCGTCCGAGTGCAGAACGGCATGACAATGCTGCAGACCTACCATGAAATAAAAGTATGGCCAACAG GGATCCAGCCAGCCTTCTTTGTCCTGCTGTGCATCGCCCTGGTTTCAGTGACGGTAGGACTGGTGCTGTACACGACCTTTCGAAGTAGCACACAACAGAAAGACCTTGTGGAG GTAGCTGACTTTGACTTTTCTCCGCTGTCCGATAAAAGCCTGTCTTCTCATTCAGAGTCAGGCTGTGGCCAAGTATGTTGCAGATCATGTTTTCTTCGATCATCTCAAGAAGCTGCCAGGGAGAGTCATGAATTTCTACTTTCATTTTACAAGCCAGTCAAAATGTACACGGTGTGA